GAAAGCAGTGGAATCCAATGAAACCTTGTGTCTCACAGACTCTTTCAAAGATCTAAGAAAGGACCATGTTACAAGAGGGCATGATGAAGATCAAACTGAGGCAGTCAAAGAAATAATAGTGGCACAGTGTGACATGGTTTCTTGCATGGAAACTCACAAGGAATTAATAACCGAACCAACAAAGGATGAACAAGATGAAGAACAATCCTTGGAAACgtataaaacaggaaaagtggaATGTATAACAACTCCTCCAGAGGCTCCTGTCAGTACATCTGACCGTACTAACACCTCCAACAGAACAGAGAGAACTGGTGTTCTTGACGAAAAGTGTACTGACAGTGTAGATAATGCTGTAATGGTTTCTAATAGTGATTCAGAAAGTATTGATCTTGCAGAAAATACAGCTTCATCAGTTGATGGGATTATACCTGAATCCACAGCTAATGAACAAGAATACAGCCCCGAAAATAAGGGTAAGGAAACCCCTGGAGCTGAATCACATGGTCCAGGCAACAGTGATGTTGCTGCTGACCTATCAGAATCCACAAATGATCCTGAGAGACAACACTTCCCACCAGTCTTGCCACCAAATGCTGATGACTTAACTGACCATCTGGAAGTTGGGCCTCTTTCTGAGCCACTATCAGATCCAAAAACACTTAGTGATGATACTCCCATCTTGGTTCTTGACAAAGATCCTGAGGAGGCAACTGAGACCATTAAAAATGAAGAGCAGTATGGAATAGAGAGTGAACAAGAAGACTTTTCTTCCACTGTCGATTCTGTGAGTCATAATAGTGATAATTCAGAGCTCAAACCAGATGAGACACAGAAGGAGGAGCTGAACAGAGACTTGAGGGAACCTGAAGATGCTGCAGTGTCAGACAGTTCCTTTCATGATGAGAAAGGTGTCAGTTGTGATAGTGCGTCATTAACTAAGAACCCTGATGCATTTGACACCGAAAAGTGTCTGTTGAAGACTGAAGGTCAGAATGAAAATGCAGTTGCTGTAGACAGCCAGATATTGGATGGTAAGGAACAGGCAGCTGATAACCCTGATGCATTTGACACTGAAAACAGTCTGTTGCAGACTGAAGGTCAGGATGTAAGTGTAGATGCTGGAGACAGCCAGATATTAGAGGGTGAGGAACAGGGAGCTGAGAACCCTGATGTATTTGACACTGAGAAAAGTCTGTTGCAGACTGAAGGTCAGGATGTAAGTGTAGATGCTGGAGACAGCCAGATATTAGAGGGTGAAGAACAGGGAGCTAAGAACCCTGATGTATTTGACACTGAGAAAAGTCTGTTGCAGACTGAAGGTCAGGATGTAAGTGTAGATGCTGGAGACAGCCAGATATTAGAGGGTGAAGAACAGGGAGCTGATAACCCTGATGTATTTGACACTGAGAAAAGTCTGTCGCAGACTGAAGGTCAGAATGAAAATGCAGTTGCTGTAGACAGCCAGATATTGGATGGTAAGGAACAGGCAGCTGATAACCCTGATGCATTTGACACTGAAAATAGTCTGTTGAAGATTGAAAGTCAGGATGTAAGTGTAGATGCTGGAGACGGCCAGATATTAGAGGGTGAAGAACAGGAAGCTGATAACCCTGATGTATTTGACACTGAGAAAAGTCTGTTGCAGACTGAAGGTCAGAATGAAAATGCAGTTGCTGTAGACAGCCAGATATTGGATGGTAAGGAACAGGCAGCTGATAACCCTGATGCATTTGACACTGAAAAGAGTCTGTTGAAGATTGAAGGTCAGGATGTAAGTGTAGATGCTGGAGACAGCCAGATATTAGAGGGTGAAGAACAGGCAGCTGATAACCCTGATGCATTTGACACTGAAAAGAGTCTGTTGAAGATTGAAGGTCAGGATGTAAGTGTAGATGCTGGAGACAGCCAGATATTAGAGGGTGAAGAACAGGGAGCTAAGAACCCTGATGTATTTGACACTGAGAAAAGTCTGTTGCAGACTGAAGGTCAGGATGTAAGTGTAGATGCTGGAGAGAGTCAGATATTAGAGGGTGAAGAACAGGTAGCTAAGAATCCTGACACATTTGACACTGAAAAGAGTCTGTTGGAGGCTGAAGGGCAGAATGTAAGTGTGGAAGCTGGCGACAACCAGATATTAGAGGGTGAGGAACAGGGAGCTGAGAACCCTGCCGCATTTGACAATGAAAAGAGTCCGTTGAAGACTGAGGGTCAGGATGAAAAAAATGGCCAGGTATCAGAGGGTGACGAAAAGGCAGATGAATCAAATTCTGTTTCTGCTGTGGAAACAGATGAGATCAATAGCACTGATGTGTTGAGTACACCTGACACTCCGGAAGaagctgcagagcttggttccTGTTTGGAGCAAAACCCCAGCACTGGAGACAAAGGTGTTGCAGAAGATCCTAATTATAAAATGGGTCCAAACGATCAGGAAAGTGAGACAGGTCTTTGTCCTGTGACTGAGCAACTGCATGAATTCAGCAAAGATGAATGCAAGGATGACTCATCTCAACCGATCCAGCAGGGCAAcgaggatgaagatgaggaagGGCAATCTTTTGATTTCGATGACATCGATATTGAGGCAGCTGTAGAAAAAAGTATCTCTGAAAACCAAGAAGAGGACATGGTTGAGGAGGGAGTCGAAGCAATGTCAGATGGAAGCAGTAATGGTTGTCCAGAGCTGTGTCAaagcaaaagtaaaacaaatgaaagtacAAAAAGTGAAGAAACTGGAGGCAATAATGAGAAGTCTAAGGTAGATGAGTGTAACCAGGTATATTCACTAAATACAGAGTCTGATACAACTCCTCAGGACACCCAGAACTCTTTGACTCATGAGGGAGCCACTTCAGATGGGGACAGGCACATGATTAAAGAagaaactgttttaaatgttggaaAGTTGGATATTGTTGAGAACATTAACCAGGCAACATCTTTACCAGTAGAGGAAGGGGTAGATGCAATTAAGCATGAAATGCAGGGTGATGATGTGGTTTTACCAAAGAGTGCAGACCAAGTGGTCAGTAAGAAAGATCCACAGCATTCTGGAAAAGACATGAAGAAGAATAGCAAGAAAGGCAAAGGCAAAAGCAAAGAGGACTGTAAGATGTCCTAGTTAAGAAATTGTATATACTAATGGTATAGATCATTATGATGCTCCTTTACTAGTCTTTGCATtgctggtaaaaaaataaatatctaaaaatCAATCATTCCCAAGTGATAATTGGTGTaagtttgtgtatttaaaaaaaatctaattgaaAATTCAAGttgtatgtggaaaaaaaaaaaaaatagtgaaatGATAGAGATGTAAATGGCAAAGCTATGGTAGATTCTAAAAGTGGACATTCCTGTAATATGTGCTGAATATtgatacacatttaaaatactgCTTGTGTTGTATCGTGGATGAAACTGCAATAGTTTCACAGACCATTTGTTCTGCTTCATGTAATCCTTATCTCCTCAATGTATCTATCACACAGGTGTACAATCCAATCATATTAGCTGAATGAAAGGAGCTATATGTTACCTAATGTTTGCATTAACTGCAGATAAAGTGACAGCTCAGGTTGTTGTAATTGTGATTGTATTACATAGTGACTGTGGTCTGTGCACCCCCTGCACGCCAGGAGAAACAGATTTTAGGCACTTATCAATACCTTATAAAATCCTCACCATCATAAATGAAGATTATGTTTAATGCCTAATTTAGTGATTAAACTGATACTTTGTGCCACTTTGTAAACCGCTTTtcactcacaccaaagtccataaagaagaCCAGCTGAGGGGGCGTGGCTGCCTGTCTCACACAGGTTCTGGACCCAGAGGGTGCACACAGTGCAGTCATCTGTATGTAATTCTGTCAATATAAATTGCTGCAAGTTCAGCATCAAATGCATTCTGTTTTCAGTGGTGGAATGATTACTTCTGTTtaagttagcatgctaactagCGGGACGATATCTTCCCTCGCTCAGTTACAATCACCATCACCTGCAAGACACTGTGTTCTCTGGCAGAGAAAATTGCATATAGCAGTTTCAGGGTTGTAGCAAACTGGATTTTTCTTGTTCTAGCCGTGATGTAATGAaggttaaaatgaaaatacaatggTAATCACGGcctgttttaattaaataaagtaATTCCTGAAGCTCTGAATTCTAAGGCATGTTGATGTATATTGATTAATGTGTAACACTGCACTCTCACGTACTCTGTGGAAGTTTCACTTTGAAACACTTGGATCCACTGCATTGTCCACCTGTTGTTAAGCTTTGTTTGAGCTGCATGCACTGgaagttgagaaatgttcaactGTCCCAATGGCAGCAGCACTAACAGCAACCAATCAAATCAAGTTATGCAAATATTATTATGTTTCTGCTCAAACAGTATACCGTCCAAAATGAGCTACTGGACATGGCCTTTCTCCCCATTTCCAATGCTTTTGACAGACAGTGTACTCAACAGTGCTGGATATCACATTGCCATTATTTAAGCAGCAATAACATTATTTTACGAATTTGGCCATGACAGACACCTCCAGTACCAGACATCAAAAACCTCCACTGTTAAGCATCAAAGTGATGCATACTTGGGAGTGCTCTGtaataaatgcatgttttcattttgtggcACTTAATGGAGAAGATGAATGTTGTGCCTGAACAatcaaatgcaaataaatatcCTGCTGATACAATTTTGAAATGTCATGTTAATTATATGACtgtctgttttttaatgatACAACACCATGTTTTTCTCTCACCATATTAGAACTTGAATTTCATTTATACTCTAGTGTCAATGTAGTTCCACCAGCTGTGTGCTCCTCAATTGACCCTCCTTTCCACAGTCTGtgcatgctaacatgctaacactcacacaccatcAACCCCCCCATGGATTCCTGCACTGTTGCATGCATCAGCCTTCCACCTTGAcccagcccacacacacacacacccatcccGCCTCCTTGGTTCCTCCCACTCCTGGTATGttgacttatttttttctttttaacgaTGGACTGAAGCAGTTGTGATAATTTGTTGctgaaaacactgatgttttaaTTACCATGAAGCCAAATAATAAGCCTTTTCTGAGACATGAGTTATTTTCTcatatgggttttttttcttatagaGATCCGCCTGAGGAAACTGGTGGATGAGCGGGAGAAAATGATTGAGCAGGTGAGTCAGTGACAGAGATGTGGTTGTTATTTACTGGTGTCCCCACTGAGTGACATGTTATGTTTCAACAGTGTATGTAGACACTAGTCTAGAATACACTGCAATTACTTATCACACACTTTATGTGTATACATTGTAaggctgattttatttttcctccatttaAATTGGATCAAATGctaaatgtattattcattatttattattttcacaacTTAAACTGCAGGAAATGGTGAAAGATGTTGATATTTCCTcatcaaaaatacaatattctCAAAAGCttaatccacaaaccaaagatattccaTTTTCcaacataaagaaataaactaAACGGAACCTATTTACATTTAGAGGTCCGAGGGTTTATCGGCAGAAATTTAATATAGTGCCCACtgcccataagtatgtttgtattttttatattaactgtatatttgcttcaaaataaaaaactttgGTTTTCTTAGCCTTAGAATATGTCTTTTATGTGTACATTAGGTAAGCACCTTGCTGCAGACCAACCAGCCAGAGTGTTTTCAAATTCTGAAGCAGAAGAGTACTATACATAAAAGATGCATTAACCAACTGAAACTGATTGATCTATTATCATAATGGTTGACATTTAATTAAGTAACTGATAAGTAATTTGATAGTAATTTATTAATTGTTTTGCAGCCCCAGTAGAACCCAATTGcattcatcacatttgtttgtgttttggtcgTCCGTCCATCCGTCCTCATCGACATCTTGATTTGTTGGAATTTGGAACAAACATACTTGATAATAAATGGAATTGGTTTAGGtgccgtttttttttattattattattattattattattgtcaaaaTGATATCTCAGGAACAACAATTTCaaaggttattattattgtgaggTTATGATGCCTCACAAAACATGTATTTTGCCCTCTGGCCATTAAATATCCTTGAAATCAACTTCTATCTTACATTAGTGGTAAACACTGTAGATTGTAAGTGTGGAGGCAAATAACTGCTGTCTGGTGATTGTTGTGGAGTCATTTTATTGGTTCACAATACATATGTGTTAAATATTCCACTTTTTGACAATGATCTTACAGCCCAGCACATCAAAGTATTTAAAAcaccagttttttttatttttggttcttCTGTCACAGTGATAATGACACCAACATGTGACGTGTGTTAGACTGTGCACTGCATCCTGTGACGTGTTCTAACTGTATGAACAGGTGAAGAAACTAAAGGCTCAGCTGGAACAGAAATCCCAGAAGAATGGCTCGGACAGTAACTCAAGCCCAGACGGTGAGATTTTTGAAAATGGCAATGATCCCAACATAATGGAATTACAGAGTAAGTGCATGTTGATCATTCTCAAGAGCAGTCCTGTGTGCTACCTCCTTAAACTCATCAACGTTTTCTTAATCTGTCCAGGAGATTCCAGCAGGCAAATGAGTGATTTGAAGTTCAAGCTTGTGAAGGCTGAACAAGAAGTTACTGCTTTAGAGCAAAATGTAAGCAGAGAAGAATTGTGACAGCGCTGAAAACATAACATTGTTCCcagtctgtttttattcaatgatTTCATTTGTTCCAGGTGACCAGACTGGAGGGTCAGGTGACTCGCTACAAGACGGCATCAGAGAACTCCGAGAAAGTGGAGGATGAGCTGAAAGCAGACAAACGGAAACTGCAACGAGAGGTAGAGCATCATTTCCGTTTACTGCAGAAATAAGTCAAGCCAATTTTCAGCCAAACGGCCAACTCACACATGCCTGATGAAGGTGTCAACTGATATGtctttcattcactttgaatggtaAGCATTGCAGAACTGCAGATATCACAATCACTGCAGCAATTTAGCAACCCTTGCTATATAGTCGGCCATGGCAGACCCAGGTTTGCTAGTCATGCTCAGTTGACCTTAAACAACACATGATCAGTTGTCGCCAAATGTGAAATACTGGATATTTGATCAGAGTCTGTTACCACTTCAGCTacaccagccaatcagagactaGGACAGGGTGATGATAGATGGAACCTGAACAGGAAAACAGTGTTTcatcagagagaagaaaaaacaaaaaaaaacatcacaaatgtgaCGGATAACAGACATATGTGTGTTTCCGAGACGAGACATGCTAGTCTGGGCTCCTCACTCATGTAGTCTGAACAACAATCTTATGCTTTGAAAGTTGCATTGTGTGAACTTGgctttttcaggtttcttttaaataaacgtCGTTTCACTCTCACCATCTCATCCAACAGCTGCGGTCGGCGCTGGACAAGGTCGACGAACTCGAGTCGAACAACAGCCATCTTTCTAAAAGACTGGAGAAGATGAAGTCTAGTCGTGGTATGGCACAGACTCCGTAgcaccaaccccccccccccccccccccacatgtcAAAGCTGGCTGATCACATGGAAACAAAACCTCCTGCACTCTGTCTTTCATCTGCCTGATAGTtgaaaaaaatggacaaaaaaaatttCAAAAAGTTACTTATTGCATTCAAAGAATAGAGAACTCCATCGAGTCATGTGCcatttctttgtctgttttctgtccGATGAGAATATTTCAGATTTGTGCACACACCCAGGAAGTACATGAGGTAGGACAGCAGATGCTTGTGTACCTCACAACATTGGTTGATCCTCtgcactgctttttttttgggatgGTGGGGATAGGGGTGGGGGGTTGGACTAAAGAGACACAATGttgcactgccctctactgCTGTTCATCAACATATTTACTTGCCTTGCTTacgaggagaaggagaagagacaTATCCCAGGGCAGTGGACAGAGACACTGATTTTACTTTCAGGGGCGTGAGTGCTCTGTATGGGTTGTGAATGAAAGAGCAAAACTCAGTGTATTTTCCCTTTCTGACTTTTGCAATCCGAAGccaaactatttttaaaaatgtaaatgttggaTAGTCAGTTCAGGTTTGTATGTTTGAAAACTGAATTGGACAAAAGGACTTGGTTCAGCTCATAAGACGCAATAAAATCATCACAGCTAATAAGTCACCAGCTGTGAGCTGTGCTAGTTCAACAGCAGCCTGACACAGGTTTATGGAATGTTACACAGCTTGACTCAGTGTGGACCTCATCTTCTTATAGTGTGTTCTATTTGCCTCAGAGGTTGTTGTCCTTGGTGTTTTGTGGCAGTTGGCATTTATAATGTTACATTACTGCCTTCGTCGTAACTGAGGATGACGTCACACCTGAGTTAAAGTACGTCCCACCTTCCACAGAGAAAGGCTGATCAGGTTGTTTGGAGGTTCTAGGGGTAGGCGATATGAAGATATTAGATCATTAAGAATTAGAACGCAGTGACGATCTGCCAAAGCAGAGAGATAGTAGCATCGTCTATAGGGCACATTCTATCATTGCTGTTCTATGCTCTTGCACAGACACATCTgggtttttctctcctctgattTATGCCCACTCAAGAGATACAGCGATCGACCAATCATACCGAACTACAGGCGTGAATTTCTCATCCCCCACCCTTGTTTGATACCGGccacatccacacagaaatggaaCCAAATGTAAACCATCTTTTTGGCATCATTTTAGGAAATATCTCGTAATATCATTCTGCTGCACGAGTGAGCTTCATCTAGCTGTATTTACTGCCGGCGGAGAGCTGGTCTGACTGTAGACAGAGAggagcaagaaaaaaacaacaatttaagaACATACACTCAGCTTGATCAGGAAGAGTCTCTGGACTTCTAGCTCTTCCAACAATAATATAACATATCACATTAGTGCCTTCTTTGTTTCATCCTTCATGACACTCAACtgacactccacacacacacacacacacacacacacacacacacacacacacacacacacagagttcctAAAGGCACCGCAGCACTCTCACAACAtttgtaaatgtgtcatttactcattaaattaaaataaaaatagattttgaGTGAATTAAAACAGTCTGAGAATGAGTGTTATAAAGTGCACAGACTGTTTCAAATCTGTTCAGAAATGCtctgttatatatatttttttcttgtcaggCTGTTTTTACATAGGAGAATAGTTTGGTTGCAATTGTTCAGTAACTTGCAAAAccaaaaaataatgtaaaaaaataaaatcatgaaaacagcAAATAGCACAGTACTAGTACTTGGACTATAACGGTATACAAAAGAAAATACCCCTTTGATTCGGGCCATGAGCCAGATGAGTTGATAAATTGGAATTACAACTTCAGGGGGCGCTACAATCAAAGCTTTCAACTCCCTGGGTAATTACGACCTCCGAGTACAACTGGAACACACTATTGTATAGTAACATCTCTGCTGGTTTCTGCTTCACTGGTTGACTCTCATGCACATAACGAGGACTCAAAGCCGTGTTAGACTGAAGACACTGAAGATGCTGCTCCACTgtttacaaacatgtttgtaagGAAACTAAGAAATGTAATCTGTGtgcaataaaatgtcaaaccCTTTAGATGCATGTGGGCAGTTAAGGCCTGGACTCATTCATCTTTGGACACATTGATGACTTGATGTATGGTTTCCACCCCTTTCCCTCCATGTTAATTAGTCTAAATGTTTTCAGCTGTGTTCCCAATCAAGGTCTAACCTGAAATTGAGTTTTGGACCATAGACCACACAGTCCGACACTGTAGATGTTCAGCCCATCAAGAGCCGCACATGTACACTTCAGAATGTAGGATCTGTCGGTCCAAAAGTaacatttttaaagctgcagtaggcaggaacAAGTTTGTCAAGTTTCATCTGCAGATTGttagaaaaaaagcagatttcCTATGCAACAAATAGCCTGAGGAAACACTATGCTGAtgtcaaaatgtttaattatgcaAACTAATTTTGAGTCTAATTTTTTCAGGTAGTTCACTGTAGTAGATGTGGTAGAACATGCCTGCTCTCACACACTGATTGGTCCTGTGGGACAGAAAAACGCTGTGAACTTGATTTGCAATATACTGAATGTTTATTGTCGAATTATGGATCAATAACCCACCCACTgtactaaatataaatataaagaaataggTTTGCATTCTCATGTCTTGTTGCGACTTAACAGCCGTTTAACGTCGCTTGAGAGGAGATGGGTCCTGTTTGTTCGCCGCTGGTACAGAGGAGCACGCTGAGTCTGGGTAAGCAAGTTTCAGGATGTTTAATAAACACAACAGCTACTACAGCGGTTATTTCGAAATGCACACCCAGGTAAGATGTAGTACGTGCACTGTTTGCGTATGTGTATCATAGCTGAACATAAAGCGGTCAACAAAAATTACGGCTACCTGACTCTCCTCTCTCCACCCAGTGCAGGTGATTCAGCCCCTAATTATAACCTGCTACTGTGCCCACATGACCCAAACCCCACATCACCGTGGCAACCATACCAAGCAAATCAAAGCCCAAATAATCCCCCGCAAACAATGTGTGGCTCCTACATGtcttgacatgtttttaatatttgccTGTGGTGTTATTTCAGTCTTTACAATACTgagtaaaataacatttgttgaaaaaaaagttCTATACAGGACAGTTTCCTAAACATAAGGCAAAATGTCActtaataaatatatttttttcctcagtctACATTTCTCTACAGACACTCATCCAGGTTTGGTGAATTGCCTGGTGGGTGACGTACTACCAGAGTCCTCCTGTGTCTTTGTGACCGATGTATCGGCATAAAATGTCCGCTTTTGGATTCGCTGAATCATGCGGCGCCCGTAAAAGTCCTTATAATCAGCAGGGAGTTCGTCCAGAATGTGCAGTGCCCTCTCAAGAACCTGAAGGGCTCGAGTTGCAGCCGCTGGGTCTTTATTGCCATATGGATCCTTTTTGTCATAGCTGTCAGCAGGTAGATGGCGCCAGAACACATTAACACCCACACCAAACAGCAGCGCCGTGGTATTATGAAACCACAAGGCTGAGGGAAACAGGCAAAATGGATTAAGTGAGGTCTTACATTTATGATTTGTTAGGTGACCTTGGTTTGAGGTGCATGAAAAGAAATGCAGCATTTAGATGACTAAGTGATTGCCGAAGAGCTCGGTGAATGACAACTCTCCTTACCAGGGATAAAGAGCACATCTCCAGGTTCCAGCACACACTCGTACCGCTTAGCCTTCACAAACTCGGGAAACCGCTTCAAATCTGGCACGTCAATGTCCAGAACCTCAGATTTATCACCTAGAGGgtcaaagtgaaatgaaagatCTCAAACAAtcacaattctttttttaaaaaaaacttgattaaaaaaagatttagtttcatttattttcatctgtcacttttaaacaaatgttgttaGTTCACCTAGATGATCAGTGGGTGGGCAAAAGTCCAGTGCGTGTAATTGAAGAGCACCAGCAGCCGTTAAAACATGGTGACATTTCATTGCTACTTCCATCTGTTATTGTAGTCATATTTTCTAAGACTGAAGGAATATTGGAGTTTCAAGAGTCCCCACATGTGATGCTAAAGGGAGTGACATTTCT
This genomic interval from Solea solea chromosome 2, fSolSol10.1, whole genome shotgun sequence contains the following:
- the lrrfip1a gene encoding titin isoform X9 gives rise to the protein MGTQGTGRKRSTKKDKSTAEDDALNLIAREAEARLAAKRAARAEAREIRMKELERQQKEIFQVQKKYYGLNTKLDDRVDNRWGDIEQWMEDSERYSRSSQIHMLSDDDERMSVGSRGSVRSDLDAVGAYGGGGASHKKSKKKKKHKHKDKDRNGYDDNYSVISSRSSRLSDESRVSRSSRLDLTSSLLTDDSRASRASRSDLQPTSFTSSDLYNGLSTSRNHGSTYNGYQNYEDSLCSGSRRLTGSSSHPLEYTSYRSSGSRASSRASSARASPVDNCSSVASFLRSTASSSGLTRDLDDVTIPDFPDVEDRDYLEKGSRTASSLTAATLTSLGGTSSRRGSGETALAVDAETSIREIKEIHELKDQIQDVETKYTQNLKEAKDRLTEMEEKYRKAMVSNAQLDNEKNNLMYQVDTLKDSLMELEELLSESRRQYEEKVKEFDREKHTHGVLQFQFNEMKETLKQSEELLNKHGIVLGPDLNINGDNGEAEVDGPPSGDSACQPAQDSQISPTEGNSVLGNTEETLLRSCGDEEVDPEQHQEIQKEGAKENQSNSDTLFNVDVSTMEASREEKPTEEQTRSPTVEDSSDESGHNKDLNNDHPITEAKSKVIYIPEIKDIVKSAEENIVDGETPEGGKLETRKPDLVETETKSSGVDTNDDNFGQTCNEQEDKPEDANESTMTNTESCPRQTVVKDSLMDSLLHETISAESNTAPHESENAEEAEDDEADVPSKSQGATAAGKKKKRKRRGKKKVNIQRDGTDKEIDKTQVLKSAEGDNGSTPDPNADSVMENVKESKIEQVENEQDEQKTDEVGAAKAVESNETLCLTDSFKDLRKDHVTRGHDEDQTEAVKEIIVAQCDMVSCMETHKELITEPTKDEQDEEQSLETYKTGKVECITTPPEAPVSTSDRTNTSNRTERTGVLDEKCTDSVDNAVMVSNSDSESIDLAENTASSVDGIIPESTANEQEYSPENKGKETPGAESHGPGNSDVAADLSESTNDPERQHFPPVLPPNADDLTDHLEVGPLSEPLSDPKTLSDDTPILVLDKDPEEATETIKNEEQYGIESEQEDFSSTVDSVSHNSDNSELKPDETQKEELNRDLREPEDAAVSDSSFHDEKGVSCDSASLTKNPDAFDTEKCLLKTEGQNENAVAVDSQILDGKEQAADNPDAFDTENSLLQTEGQDVSVDAGDSQILEGEEQGAENPDVFDTEKSLLQTEGQDVSVDAGDSQILEGEEQGAKNPDVFDTEKSLLQTEGQDVSVDAGDSQILEGEEQGADNPDVFDTEKSLSQTEGQNENAVAVDSQILDGKEQAADNPDAFDTENSLLKIESQDVSVDAGDGQILEGEEQEADNPDVFDTEKSLLQTEGQNENAVAVDSQILDGKEQAADNPDAFDTEKSLLKIEGQDVSVDAGDSQILEGEEQAADNPDAFDTEKSLLKIEGQDVSVDAGDSQILEGEEQGAKNPDVFDTEKSLLQTEGQDVSVDAGESQILEGEEQVAKNPDTFDTEKSLLEAEGQNVSVEAGDNQILEGEEQGAENPAAFDNEKSPLKTEGQDEKNGQVSEGDEKADESNSVSAVETDEINSTDVLSTPDTPEEAAELGSCLEQNPSTGDKGVAEDPNYKMGPNDQESETGLCPVTEQLHEFSKDECKDDSSQPIQQGNEDEDEEGQSFDFDDIDIEAAVEKSISENQEEDMVEEGVEAMSDGSSNGCPELCQSKSKTNESTKSEETGGNNEKSKVDECNQVYSLNTESDTTPQDTQNSLTHEGATSDGDRHMIKEETVLNVGKLDIVENINQATSLPVEEGVDAIKHEMQGDDVVLPKSADQVVSKKDPQHSGKDMKKNSKKGKGKSKEDCKMS
- the lrrfip1a gene encoding titin isoform X5 encodes the protein MGTQGTGRKRSTKKDKSTAEDDALNLIAREAEARLAAKRAARAEAREIRMKELERQQKEIFQVQKKYYGLNTKLDDRVDNRWGDIEQWMEDSERYSRSSQIHMLSDDDERMSVGSRGSVRSDLDAVGAYGGGGASHKKSKKKKKHKHKDKDRNGYDDNYSVISSRSSRLSDESRVSRSSRLDLTSSLLTDDSRASRASRSDLQPTSFTSSDLYNGLSTSRNHGSTYNGYQNYEDSLCSGSRRLTGSSSHPLEYTSYRSSGSRASSRASSARASPVDNCSSVASFLRSTASSSGLTRDLDDVTIPDFPDVEDRDYLEKGSRTASSLTAATLTSLGGTSSRRGSGETALAVDAETSIREIKDRLTEMEEKYRKAMVSNAQLDNEKNNLMYQVDTLKDSLMELEELLSESRRQYEEKVKEFDREKHTHGVLQFQFNEMKETLKQSEELLNEIHQLRMKQEGFVREISDLQETVEWKDKKIGALERQKEYSDAIRTERDELREEVVTLKDILKKHGIVLGPDLNINGDNGEAEVDGPPSGDSACQPAQDSQISPTEGNSVLGNTEETLLRSCGDEEVDPEQHQEIQKEGAKENQSNSDTLFNVDVSTMEASREEKPTEEQTRSPTVEDSSDESGHNKDLNNDHPITEAKSKVIYIPEIKDIVKSAEENIVDGETPEGGKLETRKPDLVETETKSSGVDTNDDNFGQTCNEQEDKPEDANESTMTNTESCPRQTVVKDSLMDSLLHETISAESNTAPHESENAEEAEDDEADVPSKSQGATAAGKKKKRKRRGKKKVNIQRDGTDKEIDKTQVLKSAEGDNGSTPDPNADSVMENVKESKIEQVENEQDEQKTDEVGAAKAVESNETLCLTDSFKDLRKDHVTRGHDEDQTEAVKEIIVAQCDMVSCMETHKELITEPTKDEQDEEQSLETYKTGKVECITTPPEAPVSTSDRTNTSNRTERTGVLDEKCTDSVDNAVMVSNSDSESIDLAENTASSVDGIIPESTANEQEYSPENKGKETPGAESHGPGNSDVAADLSESTNDPERQHFPPVLPPNADDLTDHLEVGPLSEPLSDPKTLSDDTPILVLDKDPEEATETIKNEEQYGIESEQEDFSSTVDSVSHNSDNSELKPDETQKEELNRDLREPEDAAVSDSSFHDEKGVSCDSASLTKNPDAFDTEKCLLKTEGQNENAVAVDSQILDGKEQAADNPDAFDTENSLLQTEGQDVSVDAGDSQILEGEEQGAENPDVFDTEKSLLQTEGQDVSVDAGDSQILEGEEQGAKNPDVFDTEKSLLQTEGQDVSVDAGDSQILEGEEQGADNPDVFDTEKSLSQTEGQNENAVAVDSQILDGKEQAADNPDAFDTENSLLKIESQDVSVDAGDGQILEGEEQEADNPDVFDTEKSLLQTEGQNENAVAVDSQILDGKEQAADNPDAFDTEKSLLKIEGQDVSVDAGDSQILEGEEQAADNPDAFDTEKSLLKIEGQDVSVDAGDSQILEGEEQGAKNPDVFDTEKSLLQTEGQDVSVDAGESQILEGEEQVAKNPDTFDTEKSLLEAEGQNVSVEAGDNQILEGEEQGAENPAAFDNEKSPLKTEGQDEKNGQVSEGDEKADESNSVSAVETDEINSTDVLSTPDTPEEAAELGSCLEQNPSTGDKGVAEDPNYKMGPNDQESETGLCPVTEQLHEFSKDECKDDSSQPIQQGNEDEDEEGQSFDFDDIDIEAAVEKSISENQEEDMVEEGVEAMSDGSSNGCPELCQSKSKTNESTKSEETGGNNEKSKVDECNQVYSLNTESDTTPQDTQNSLTHEGATSDGDRHMIKEETVLNVGKLDIVENINQATSLPVEEGVDAIKHEMQGDDVVLPKSADQVVSKKDPQHSGKDMKKNSKKGKGKSKEDCKMS